One part of the Edaphobacter acidisoli genome encodes these proteins:
- a CDS encoding DUF1772 domain-containing protein: protein MPEHLISMSITYDVVAATVTGTMVGNEIAVAAFVHPQLRRMSGRVHAQAASMLASVLGKFMPFWYALALILIIGAAFEHRPLANGTGLLIMMAAILLAVAIVFSVAQLVPINNRIARMDPEHPHATWLQDRCRWDRFHRARVVILTMSLVLLLTGIIQSSIVAAS from the coding sequence ATGCCGGAGCATCTGATCTCTATGTCGATCACTTACGATGTAGTGGCTGCCACCGTTACCGGGACAATGGTGGGAAATGAGATCGCCGTTGCTGCCTTTGTGCATCCGCAGTTGCGCCGCATGAGCGGCAGGGTACATGCGCAAGCCGCGTCCATGCTGGCCTCTGTGCTGGGCAAGTTTATGCCGTTCTGGTATGCACTGGCGCTGATATTGATCATCGGCGCTGCCTTTGAACATCGTCCTCTGGCTAACGGCACAGGGCTGCTTATTATGATGGCAGCGATTCTTCTGGCTGTTGCAATTGTGTTTAGTGTCGCGCAACTTGTGCCCATCAACAATCGCATTGCGCGCATGGATCCTGAACACCCTCACGCTACATGGCTCCAGGACCGCTGCCGCTGGGATAGGTTTCATCGGGCCCGTGTTGTCATTCTGACAATGTCATTGGTGTTGCTGCTTACCGGCATTATTCAGAGCTCTATCGTTGCTGCGTCTTAG
- a CDS encoding cytochrome c oxidase assembly protein, translated as MPSAYHAIFEEWSPPIFLTTMTILTAIVYTRGWFAIRKTRRAQFPDWRLASFLGGLAVLWLSIGSPMDGFADTSLSAHMVEHLLLMSFVPPLVLLGQPSVPLLRGLPRPVLRYIIGPLIRMKPLRHLGHFLITPVVAWLLMNIFFLSWHIPSAYDFALEHELVHDIEHLCFLFSSILFWWPLIRPWPTTLKPLGWMMIPYLVLADLVNTALSAFLAFCGRPVYSFYLHEPNPFGASPLADQAAGAAIMWVIGSLVFLIPVVFLTIQMLQPKGRSGYALD; from the coding sequence ATGCCCTCTGCGTACCATGCCATCTTCGAGGAGTGGTCTCCGCCGATCTTCCTCACCACGATGACCATCCTGACGGCCATCGTCTACACACGAGGCTGGTTCGCCATCCGCAAAACGCGCCGCGCACAGTTCCCCGACTGGCGACTTGCATCTTTTCTCGGCGGCCTTGCTGTTCTCTGGCTTTCAATCGGCTCGCCTATGGACGGCTTCGCCGACACGTCGCTGAGCGCGCACATGGTCGAGCATCTTCTGCTGATGTCCTTCGTGCCGCCCCTGGTACTCCTCGGCCAGCCCTCCGTGCCACTGCTGCGCGGACTTCCCCGCCCCGTTCTCCGATACATCATTGGCCCACTCATTCGCATGAAGCCACTACGCCACCTCGGTCACTTCCTCATCACGCCAGTGGTCGCGTGGCTCCTGATGAACATCTTCTTCCTCAGCTGGCATATCCCCTCAGCCTACGACTTTGCGCTCGAGCACGAACTCGTGCACGACATCGAACATCTTTGCTTCCTCTTCTCGTCAATCCTCTTCTGGTGGCCGCTCATCCGTCCTTGGCCCACAACTTTAAAGCCACTCGGATGGATGATGATCCCTTACCTGGTGCTCGCCGATCTGGTCAACACTGCGCTTTCGGCCTTTCTCGCCTTCTGCGGCCGGCCAGTGTACTCGTTCTATCTGCACGAACCGAACCCCTTCGGCGCAAGTCCGCTTGCCGACCAGGCCGCGGGAGCAGCGATCATGTGGGTGATCGGCTCATTGGTCTTCCTTATTCCGGTGGTCTTTCTCACCATCCAGATGCTGCAACCAAAAGGCCGGAGTGGCTACGCCCTGGACTAA
- a CDS encoding oxidative damage protection protein produces the protein MAHMVFCTKYKAEMEGLDEPPFDSDFGQKIYKNVSKKAWAAWVEHQKMLLNEYRLQPWTREAQEFLVEQMNAYFFGEGSALPKEYVPPSQ, from the coding sequence ATGGCACACATGGTTTTTTGCACAAAATACAAGGCAGAGATGGAAGGGCTTGACGAGCCTCCATTCGACTCAGACTTTGGCCAGAAGATTTACAAGAATGTCTCGAAGAAGGCCTGGGCCGCGTGGGTTGAGCACCAGAAAATGCTGCTGAATGAGTACCGCCTCCAACCCTGGACACGCGAGGCGCAGGAATTCCTGGTCGAGCAGATGAATGCCTATTTCTTTGGCGAAGGCAGCGCGCTTCCCAAAGAATATGTTCCTCCCTCACAGTAG
- a CDS encoding ribonuclease R family protein: MAKTPYPQTDRELLRRIERSPGHRAGYKQLVRELGLGGGRERRLLLEQLARMTARRDLVKLDKEQWSLPSAAPEKTARGGNESLPLRATRDRLVAGRLDMHRDGYGFVRLHGSTNRDDDLFIPPDALNDAMQGDEVLVDEAPRGRDGRRSGRIARVVTRRNPTVVGVFHYAISRRGRTPWNGSVVVNGNFVTPLDERMTQPIHIPDGAEAQAVLKDSPHRVIGEEAEAQRVHWSSLLSGEVDPHSPLEGLAVDVEITDFPKPGRPAQGRVIEVLGPPDAFGVDVEIIIRKHHLPHVFPANVLTEAQSSAEQTVAKLEANELAERRDFRGLPIVTIDGESARDFDDAVLVRPLNNGNWELQVHIADVSYYVRPGTALDLEARLRGTSVYFPDRAVPMLPPELSSGICSLRPDEDRLVQSCIMEIDNRGEVLSYEVCEGIIRSARRMTYTQVQAVLDGDTSTRAEFAALVPEFERMRELSLKLNKKRQHRGSIDFDLPEPVIQFDPEGNMQAIVRSERAWAHRLIEEFMLSANECVAHWIEAQSVASIYRIHETPDPKRIVEFEETANQMGYSLGISHLPVKQIQTKGDRRDTRGSGRQAKTHEIADSIPVTPQMYQRLTAKIEGKPEERILAYLMLRSLKQARYSEKNEGHFALASPCYTHFTSPIRRYPDLIVHRLLRELLRGGADPRGGPILSSDPQPWHNAPAKAKRIVPHEGESPIPATELEAIATESSQCERRADDAERELIEWKKIKFMQDRVGEDFSAIILSCTKYGFFVELDDLFIEGLVPIGTLDDDRYFYRDTDRQIVGGRTGRNFRMGQRVRVLLDRIDRQQRRLQFALLPSNGDTEGRPRTARKTRSKPSGETRTPTKNNSKRRGKAAKKIKPHRGKPKGERR; this comes from the coding sequence ATGGCAAAGACACCCTATCCCCAGACAGACCGAGAGCTACTTCGCAGGATTGAGCGCTCACCTGGCCATCGCGCCGGATACAAGCAGCTTGTCCGTGAACTGGGCCTTGGCGGCGGACGCGAGCGGCGCCTCTTGCTGGAGCAACTTGCCCGCATGACCGCTCGCCGCGATCTGGTAAAGCTGGACAAGGAACAGTGGAGCCTGCCTTCGGCTGCTCCAGAGAAGACAGCACGAGGCGGCAATGAATCCTTACCATTGCGGGCCACGCGCGACCGCCTGGTTGCGGGACGTCTGGACATGCACCGTGACGGCTATGGATTCGTCAGACTGCACGGCAGCACAAACCGCGACGATGATCTCTTCATCCCACCCGACGCGCTGAACGACGCGATGCAAGGCGACGAAGTGCTGGTTGATGAAGCCCCGCGCGGACGCGATGGACGTCGTTCCGGCCGCATTGCGCGTGTAGTGACACGCAGAAACCCTACTGTAGTCGGCGTGTTCCACTATGCGATATCGCGCCGAGGCCGCACTCCATGGAACGGTAGCGTTGTGGTCAATGGCAACTTCGTCACGCCACTCGACGAGCGCATGACCCAACCGATTCACATTCCCGATGGCGCAGAGGCACAAGCTGTCCTGAAAGACAGCCCGCATCGAGTCATAGGTGAAGAGGCCGAAGCACAGCGCGTGCATTGGTCATCACTGCTATCGGGCGAGGTTGATCCGCACAGTCCACTCGAAGGGCTAGCCGTCGATGTCGAGATCACGGACTTCCCAAAGCCCGGACGGCCGGCGCAAGGCCGCGTGATCGAGGTACTAGGCCCTCCAGATGCGTTTGGCGTCGATGTTGAGATCATCATCCGCAAACACCATCTGCCACACGTATTTCCAGCAAACGTACTCACAGAGGCGCAGTCCTCCGCAGAGCAAACAGTTGCAAAGCTCGAAGCAAACGAACTGGCCGAACGCCGCGACTTTCGCGGACTGCCGATTGTTACCATCGACGGAGAATCGGCCCGTGACTTCGACGATGCCGTGCTGGTGCGGCCTCTCAACAACGGCAATTGGGAGCTTCAGGTTCATATCGCCGACGTCAGCTACTACGTGCGACCGGGAACAGCGCTCGACCTGGAAGCACGCCTGCGCGGAACTTCGGTGTACTTTCCCGATCGCGCGGTTCCAATGCTGCCCCCCGAGCTTTCAAGCGGAATATGCAGTCTGCGTCCGGACGAAGACCGCCTCGTTCAGAGCTGCATCATGGAAATCGACAATCGCGGCGAAGTGCTGAGCTACGAGGTATGCGAAGGAATCATTCGTAGCGCACGACGAATGACCTATACACAGGTGCAAGCGGTACTCGATGGCGACACCTCAACGCGCGCCGAGTTCGCGGCACTGGTGCCCGAATTCGAACGCATGCGGGAGCTATCGTTGAAGCTCAACAAGAAGCGCCAGCACCGCGGCTCGATTGACTTCGACCTGCCCGAGCCCGTAATCCAGTTCGACCCCGAAGGTAACATGCAGGCCATCGTGCGTTCCGAACGAGCCTGGGCGCACCGGCTGATCGAAGAATTCATGCTCAGCGCAAACGAGTGCGTCGCGCACTGGATCGAAGCACAAAGTGTTGCAAGCATCTACCGCATCCACGAGACACCGGATCCCAAACGTATCGTCGAGTTTGAAGAAACCGCCAACCAGATGGGTTATTCTCTCGGCATCAGCCATCTGCCAGTAAAGCAAATTCAAACGAAGGGCGACCGCCGGGACACTCGCGGTTCGGGACGCCAGGCGAAGACACACGAAATTGCCGACTCGATTCCAGTTACGCCGCAGATGTACCAGCGCCTGACTGCAAAGATCGAAGGCAAGCCTGAGGAGCGAATTCTCGCCTACCTCATGCTGCGCTCGCTTAAGCAGGCTCGCTACAGCGAGAAGAACGAAGGCCACTTCGCACTAGCCTCGCCCTGCTACACCCACTTCACCTCGCCGATCCGGCGATACCCTGATCTGATTGTGCATCGATTGCTGCGCGAACTGCTTCGTGGTGGAGCGGACCCACGCGGTGGACCGATTCTATCCAGCGACCCGCAGCCATGGCACAACGCACCCGCTAAAGCAAAGAGAATCGTTCCGCATGAAGGCGAAAGCCCAATTCCAGCCACGGAATTGGAGGCGATTGCCACCGAGTCAAGCCAGTGCGAACGGAGAGCTGACGATGCCGAGCGTGAACTGATCGAGTGGAAGAAGATAAAGTTTATGCAGGACCGCGTGGGCGAAGACTTCAGCGCAATCATTCTTTCCTGCACGAAGTATGGCTTCTTCGTTGAACTCGACGACCTGTTCATCGAAGGACTGGTACCAATCGGAACACTGGACGACGACCGCTATTTCTACCGTGACACAGACAGGCAGATCGTCGGCGGCCGCACAGGGCGCAACTTTCGCATGGGCCAGCGAGTGCGTGTGCTGCTCGACCGCATCGACCGCCAGCAGCGGCGCTTGCAGTTTGCGCTGCTTCCATCAAACGGCGATACCGAAGGCAGGCCACGAACAGCACGTAAAACAAGATCGAAACCGTCCGGCGAAACCAGAACGCCGACAAAAAATAACTCGAAGCGCAGAGGGAAAGCTGCCAAAAAAATCAAGCCGCACAGAGGCAAGCCCAAAGGCGAACGTCGCTAA
- the tyrS gene encoding tyrosine--tRNA ligase produces the protein MPTFPSLEDQLDLITKGAAEIIPLDALKERITKSIATGVPMRIKAGFDPTAPDLHLGHTVLIRKLKHFQQLGHTVIFLIGDSTALIGDPTGRNVTRKPLTPEQIAANAETYKEQVFKILDPEKTEVRYNSEWLDKLSYYDIVKLLAQFTVSQMLEREDFHKRFNDEQPIALHEMIYPIAQGYDSVALECDVELGGTDQKFNLMRGRDLQKHFGQPQQIILMNNILEGLDGVQKMSKSLGNAIGIHEPATEMYGKLMSISDELMWKYWTMLTDLRGSEISRMQADVASGKLHPMQAKKNLAWTITRDFHSAEEADAAAEGWTKMFQQKSVSEDVPVVQVSCAALGEEDGGIRVAKLLQLAGLAGSAGEATRKIAENAVSLNGEKFTGKLIGKEALGSAPVLRLGKRSVRVEWAD, from the coding sequence ATGCCCACATTTCCATCGCTTGAAGATCAGCTCGATCTGATTACCAAAGGTGCGGCCGAGATCATCCCGCTCGATGCTCTGAAGGAGCGCATTACCAAGTCAATCGCCACCGGCGTGCCCATGCGCATCAAGGCCGGTTTTGACCCCACTGCGCCCGACCTGCACCTCGGCCACACCGTACTGATCCGCAAGCTCAAGCACTTTCAGCAACTCGGCCACACGGTCATCTTCCTCATCGGCGACTCGACCGCACTCATCGGCGACCCGACGGGACGCAACGTCACGCGCAAGCCTCTAACGCCGGAACAAATCGCCGCCAACGCCGAGACATACAAAGAACAGGTCTTCAAGATCCTCGACCCCGAAAAGACCGAGGTGCGCTACAACTCCGAGTGGCTCGACAAGCTGAGCTACTACGACATCGTGAAGCTGCTCGCGCAGTTCACCGTCTCGCAGATGCTCGAGCGCGAAGACTTCCACAAGCGTTTCAACGACGAGCAGCCGATTGCGCTGCACGAGATGATCTACCCAATCGCGCAAGGCTACGACTCGGTCGCGCTTGAGTGCGATGTGGAGCTGGGCGGAACCGACCAGAAGTTCAACCTGATGCGTGGACGCGACCTGCAGAAACACTTCGGCCAGCCGCAGCAGATCATCCTGATGAACAACATCCTTGAAGGCCTCGACGGCGTGCAGAAGATGTCGAAGTCGCTCGGCAACGCCATCGGCATCCATGAGCCCGCTACCGAGATGTATGGCAAGCTGATGTCTATCTCGGACGAGTTGATGTGGAAGTACTGGACGATGCTGACAGACCTGCGTGGCTCGGAGATCTCTCGCATGCAAGCCGACGTTGCAAGCGGCAAGCTGCATCCGATGCAGGCGAAGAAAAATCTGGCATGGACGATTACTCGCGATTTCCATTCTGCCGAAGAAGCAGATGCCGCCGCCGAAGGCTGGACAAAGATGTTCCAGCAGAAAAGTGTGAGCGAGGATGTCCCGGTAGTGCAAGTTTCATGCGCCGCGCTAGGCGAAGAAGACGGCGGCATTCGTGTTGCGAAGCTGTTGCAGCTCGCCGGACTGGCCGGCTCAGCTGGAGAAGCGACGAGGAAGATTGCAGAGAATGCCGTAAGCCTCAACGGCGAGAAATTTACCGGCAAGTTAATCGGCAAAGAAGCTCTTGGCTCAGCACCTGTGCTCCGCCTGGGCAAGCGAAGCGTGCGCGTCGAATGGGCAGACTGA
- a CDS encoding M56 family metallopeptidase, with product MDATLMHWAGELLTGLSQMAAGAFVAGLWQGLALAAAAWACLRMLPRASATIRFAVWIAVFTVLAVLPFLHAYTGRTGAALTANSAMFRLNVRWTFVIAGIWLTLSLVRAARLLASGLRLHQIWKRAVPVAASSIAQSAGLHGATLCVSNDVDRPSVIGFFSPRILIPESLIERLSTQELEQIVLHEMGHLRRRDDWSNLVQKIALVLFPLNPALVWIERRLCFERELACDDDVLRQTRAPKAYARCLTNLAEQRMERQSAALTLGAWERRSELGRRVHSILRGCEGMGRIQARVVLGMLLLALVGGATELARCPRIVSFASVSPATQASATISPAEYHQVALTEQNAPHETLLRATSPATVLPAVHRQRKHASSGAVLQRIKKVQPKPQLVQQWVVMTSWSASGATGTSGVSRMVFTVPDNRGAGPSYAAVPTVDGWLLLQL from the coding sequence ATGGATGCGACTTTGATGCACTGGGCGGGCGAGTTGCTCACGGGGTTGTCGCAGATGGCAGCCGGCGCATTTGTCGCAGGTCTCTGGCAGGGATTGGCGCTTGCGGCTGCAGCCTGGGCCTGCCTGCGAATGCTTCCGAGAGCTTCCGCCACAATCCGGTTCGCAGTATGGATAGCAGTCTTCACCGTACTCGCCGTGTTGCCATTCCTTCATGCTTATACCGGACGGACAGGAGCAGCGCTTACCGCAAATAGCGCGATGTTTCGACTCAACGTTCGGTGGACCTTTGTAATTGCGGGCATCTGGCTTACGTTGTCACTGGTGCGTGCGGCGCGACTGTTGGCAAGCGGGCTGCGACTTCACCAGATTTGGAAGCGTGCAGTTCCGGTTGCTGCGTCGTCAATCGCACAGAGCGCAGGATTGCACGGTGCCACGCTCTGCGTCTCAAACGACGTAGACCGTCCGAGCGTGATCGGCTTCTTTTCTCCACGCATCCTGATTCCTGAGAGCCTTATTGAAAGATTGTCCACACAGGAGCTGGAGCAGATTGTGCTGCACGAGATGGGGCATCTGCGGCGCAGAGATGATTGGTCCAATCTTGTGCAGAAGATTGCTCTGGTATTGTTCCCGCTCAATCCAGCGCTCGTGTGGATCGAGCGGCGTCTCTGCTTCGAACGCGAACTGGCCTGCGACGACGACGTGTTGCGCCAGACCCGCGCGCCTAAGGCATATGCGCGTTGCCTTACGAACCTTGCCGAGCAGCGAATGGAGCGGCAGAGTGCGGCGCTGACTCTGGGAGCATGGGAGCGGCGGTCTGAGCTGGGCCGACGCGTGCACAGCATTCTGCGGGGATGCGAAGGCATGGGCCGAATACAGGCGCGGGTCGTCCTCGGCATGCTGTTGCTGGCGCTTGTTGGCGGAGCAACTGAACTGGCGCGGTGTCCGAGAATCGTCTCCTTCGCCAGCGTATCCCCTGCAACACAAGCTTCCGCGACGATATCGCCTGCAGAGTATCACCAGGTTGCATTGACAGAGCAGAACGCTCCGCATGAAACGCTGCTCAGAGCCACTTCTCCTGCAACAGTCCTGCCCGCCGTACATCGGCAACGGAAGCACGCTAGCAGTGGTGCTGTCTTGCAGAGGATAAAGAAGGTCCAACCCAAGCCACAGCTTGTACAGCAATGGGTGGTGATGACCTCGTGGAGTGCATCAGGCGCAACAGGCACTTCGGGAGTTTCAAGGATGGTATTTACGGTGCCGGATAATCGCGGAGCAGGTCCGTCTTATGCGGCTGTGCCAACCGTCGACGGCTGGCTCTTACTTCAACTTTAG
- a CDS encoding trypsin-like peptidase domain-containing protein, whose protein sequence is MTDSTNKLVGKIARIGGLTGVAVALVLAGTLIAHRDGVHAASMSSGTPLDDNSVSALVSLDHAVEAVAAKVTPSVVNVAVTSKETPDSDGAQNQSQQGQGQMQNLPPGFSQFFGPNGPFGFQQGPQRPQIEHGIGSGVIISQDGYILTNDHVVNGAVNVRVTLNDRRVLNAKVVGVDKLTDLAVIKVDATNLPAIAWGDSTKLKPGQTVLAFGSPFGYFQFSVTHGIISALNRPNPYSDNARKPGGFIQTDAAINPGNSGGPLVNAHGELIGINTFIISNSGSFAGAGFAIPSQLAHSVAEQIIKTGSVHHGYLGIAMNDVTPANASFFNLKHSTGAIISQVTPGSPASNAGLKPGDVIQSLNGEEMENGSALQVAVSEDAPGTDIALGIIRNGNPMTIHVKVGEFHGNGSESASNEGPGNSHAKIGVSVGDLSSDVRQQFNIPGSVHGAVIESVRPGSPADDAGLAAGDVIMEVNRRAVSSADAVVNAIHDSPTGKDVLLLVWSQGNASYRIIHPDNQ, encoded by the coding sequence ATGACAGATTCAACTAATAAATTAGTCGGCAAGATAGCCCGGATCGGCGGATTGACTGGAGTGGCTGTCGCACTTGTACTGGCAGGCACACTAATTGCGCACCGTGATGGAGTCCACGCGGCAAGCATGAGTTCAGGAACCCCTTTGGACGACAACAGCGTTTCTGCTCTGGTTTCACTGGATCACGCAGTAGAAGCAGTCGCAGCCAAAGTGACACCCTCAGTGGTCAACGTCGCAGTCACGTCTAAGGAAACACCTGACAGCGACGGCGCACAGAACCAGAGCCAGCAGGGGCAAGGACAAATGCAGAACCTGCCTCCGGGCTTCTCGCAGTTCTTCGGGCCGAACGGTCCGTTCGGCTTCCAGCAAGGGCCGCAGCGCCCGCAGATTGAGCATGGCATCGGTAGCGGTGTCATCATCTCTCAGGACGGCTACATACTGACCAACGACCACGTGGTCAACGGTGCTGTCAATGTACGCGTCACGCTGAATGATCGACGCGTGCTGAACGCGAAGGTCGTTGGCGTAGACAAGCTGACCGACCTCGCCGTTATCAAGGTCGATGCAACGAACCTGCCTGCAATCGCGTGGGGTGACTCGACCAAGCTGAAGCCAGGTCAGACTGTACTTGCGTTTGGCAGCCCGTTCGGCTACTTCCAGTTTTCTGTAACCCACGGCATCATCAGCGCGCTGAATCGGCCAAATCCGTACTCTGATAACGCTCGCAAACCCGGTGGATTCATCCAGACTGACGCCGCCATCAACCCTGGCAACTCGGGCGGGCCGCTGGTGAACGCGCACGGCGAGCTGATCGGCATCAACACGTTCATCATTTCGAACAGCGGATCCTTTGCAGGTGCTGGCTTTGCAATCCCCTCGCAGCTTGCTCACTCTGTAGCTGAGCAAATCATCAAGACTGGCTCGGTGCACCACGGCTATCTGGGCATTGCGATGAATGATGTGACCCCAGCCAATGCGAGCTTCTTCAACCTGAAGCACTCAACCGGCGCAATCATCTCGCAGGTGACGCCTGGCTCTCCGGCCAGCAATGCAGGCTTGAAGCCCGGAGACGTCATCCAATCGCTGAATGGCGAAGAGATGGAAAATGGCAGCGCGCTCCAGGTCGCTGTCAGCGAAGATGCTCCGGGCACAGATATCGCACTCGGCATCATCCGCAACGGCAACCCGATGACCATCCACGTCAAGGTGGGCGAATTCCACGGCAACGGAAGCGAGTCGGCAAGCAATGAAGGTCCCGGCAACTCGCATGCAAAGATCGGCGTGTCCGTTGGCGACCTCAGCTCTGATGTTCGGCAGCAGTTCAATATCCCGGGCAGCGTCCATGGCGCGGTAATCGAGAGCGTGCGGCCCGGTAGTCCGGCTGACGACGCGGGGCTCGCCGCTGGCGACGTCATCATGGAGGTCAACCGCCGCGCGGTCTCCTCTGCAGATGCTGTTGTCAACGCGATTCACGACAGCCCGACAGGCAAAGACGTTCTGCTGCTGGTCTGGTCGCAGGGCAATGCCAGCTACCGGATTATCCACCCCGATAATCAGTAG
- the coxB gene encoding cytochrome c oxidase subunit II, with translation MLGGLALTATAHAGSATSIFSPAGTPAQSIFSLSMLVLSVTAVIFLIVAGLLLYAILRYRHRPTDTDREPPQIYGSNQIELSWTVIPILIVVMLFLTTTRVILGTEHIPKPANALDVTVVGHQFWWEYSYPKYGVVTANELHVPVSDPASMTPTYLNMTSADTDHSFWVPRLAGKMDLIPNRINTMWIDPQQPGLYLGQCAQYCGTQHAKMLLRVYAETPAGFAAWIKHQQQSANEDFTGNPEAAAGKEVFMHNACINCHTVRGTVATGRFGPDLTHLASRDTIASGAFPNNAANLRQWVDDPNSMKPGSLMPSMHLNQHDLDLITAYLITLH, from the coding sequence GTGCTCGGTGGCCTGGCACTGACCGCAACTGCCCATGCCGGTTCGGCTACGAGCATCTTTTCTCCAGCAGGCACCCCGGCCCAGTCGATCTTCAGCCTGTCGATGCTGGTGCTTTCTGTTACAGCGGTCATCTTTCTGATCGTTGCGGGACTCCTGCTTTACGCGATCCTTCGCTATCGTCATCGTCCTACTGACACCGACCGCGAACCTCCGCAGATCTATGGCAGCAACCAGATTGAGCTCTCCTGGACCGTCATTCCGATTCTGATTGTGGTGATGCTCTTTCTCACTACGACGCGCGTCATTCTTGGGACCGAACACATTCCCAAACCTGCCAATGCGCTCGACGTTACCGTGGTTGGTCACCAGTTCTGGTGGGAGTACAGCTATCCGAAGTATGGCGTTGTTACGGCCAACGAGCTTCACGTGCCGGTCAGCGATCCGGCCAGCATGACGCCCACCTACCTGAACATGACATCGGCCGACACCGACCACAGCTTCTGGGTGCCGCGCCTTGCCGGGAAGATGGACCTGATTCCCAACCGCATCAATACGATGTGGATCGATCCGCAGCAGCCGGGGCTTTATCTCGGTCAGTGCGCGCAATATTGCGGCACGCAGCACGCCAAGATGCTCCTGCGCGTCTATGCTGAGACTCCCGCGGGCTTTGCTGCCTGGATCAAACATCAACAGCAATCGGCTAATGAGGACTTTACGGGTAATCCAGAAGCGGCAGCAGGCAAAGAAGTGTTTATGCACAACGCGTGCATCAACTGCCACACTGTTCGCGGCACGGTAGCTACCGGACGTTTCGGCCCTGACCTCACGCACTTGGCCAGCCGCGACACGATCGCCTCAGGCGCATTTCCGAACAATGCGGCCAACCTTCGGCAGTGGGTTGATGACCCCAACTCGATGAAGCCAGGCTCTCTGATGCCATCGATGCATCTGAATCAGCACGACCTCGACCTCATTACGGCTTATCTGATCACGCTGCACTAA
- a CDS encoding BlaI/MecI/CopY family transcriptional regulator — protein sequence MPPKRSITLTEAELRLMKLLWERGEAAVGDLVAAMPNGAALAYNSVLTTIRILEQKGYVRHRQVGRAFVYSPCVAEQEAERSEVRNMMRRFFGNSRERLLLSLLGDDEVTPAELKRLREAIDRAADDRTEEA from the coding sequence ATGCCGCCAAAAAGATCCATCACGCTGACCGAAGCCGAATTGAGGCTGATGAAGCTCCTATGGGAACGCGGTGAGGCTGCTGTCGGCGATCTGGTAGCAGCGATGCCCAATGGGGCGGCTCTTGCTTACAACTCCGTGCTGACAACCATCAGGATTCTTGAGCAAAAGGGCTATGTGCGGCACAGACAGGTAGGCCGTGCGTTTGTGTACAGCCCGTGCGTTGCCGAACAGGAAGCAGAACGCTCCGAGGTACGCAATATGATGCGACGCTTCTTCGGCAACTCCCGCGAACGGCTGCTGCTCTCGCTGCTGGGTGACGATGAGGTGACACCGGCGGAGTTGAAGCGCCTGAGAGAGGCAATTGATCGTGCGGCGGACGACCGGACGGAGGAAGCATAA
- a CDS encoding MmcQ/YjbR family DNA-binding protein, translating into MWAYLFKYKDRLRPALVPIHLPYTFDMDAERIRAHLLTLPHVVETMQWGANLVFWVGDKAIGGKMFALVNLDDDQHRQVIAYAAGPERYSELLEVEGIFPAPYMARIYWVAVERWSVFRSTEWEQELAAAHSIISAKLPPHTRAALALPSKEQKRLIAERRKLLAAKAKTKQR; encoded by the coding sequence ATGTGGGCATATCTCTTCAAGTATAAAGACAGGCTGCGACCTGCACTTGTCCCGATTCATCTTCCTTATACTTTTGATATGGATGCCGAACGCATTCGCGCGCATTTGCTCACGCTCCCGCATGTGGTCGAGACGATGCAGTGGGGTGCGAACCTCGTCTTCTGGGTTGGCGATAAGGCTATCGGGGGTAAGATGTTCGCCCTCGTCAACCTCGATGACGACCAGCATCGGCAGGTTATCGCGTATGCTGCTGGTCCCGAGCGCTACTCTGAGCTACTTGAGGTCGAAGGTATCTTCCCTGCGCCTTACATGGCCCGCATCTACTGGGTTGCCGTTGAACGATGGAGCGTCTTCCGCTCCACGGAGTGGGAGCAGGAACTTGCGGCGGCGCACAGTATTATTTCGGCTAAGCTACCGCCACACACCCGCGCAGCGCTTGCTTTACCATCAAAAGAGCAGAAACGCCTGATTGCTGAGCGCAGGAAGCTGCTTGCCGCTAAGGCCAAAACGAAGCAGCGTTAG